The DNA window ggttcctcgataagttctgcttagtatggatgggggtatgggacttcattcatgcattgcacaagtagactttgagaggaagcatggtattttcatgatattataaatatgatttttacgtcatgttttaatagtttcaaaggctttatatattgcatNNNNNNNNNNNNNNNNNNNNNNNNNNNNNNNNNNNNNNNNNNNNNNNNNNNNNNNNNNNNNNNNNNNNNNNNNNNNNNNNNNNNNNNNNNNNNNNNNNNNNNNNNNNNNNNNNNNNNNNNNNNNNNNNNNNNNNNNNNNNNNNNNNNNNNNNNNNNNNNNNNNNNNNNNNNNNNNNNNNNNNNNNNNNNNNNNNNNNNNNNNNNNNNNNNNNNNNNNNNNNNNNNNNNNNNNNNNNNNNNNNNNNNNNNNNNNNNNNNNNNNNNNNNNNNNNNNNNNNNNNNNNNNNNNNNNNNNNNNNNNNNNNNNNNNNNNNNNNNNNNNNNNNNNNNNNNNNNNNNNNNNNNNNNNNNNNNNNNNNNNNNNNNNNNNNNNNNNNNNNNNNNNNNNNNNNNNNNNNNNNNNNNNNNNNNNNNNNNNNNNNNNNNNNNNNNNNNNNNNNNNNNNNNNNNNNNNNNNNNNNNNNNNNNNNNNNNNNNNNNNNNNNNNNNNNNNNNNNNNNNNNNNNNNNNNNNNNNNNNNNNNNNNNNNNNNNNNNNNNNNNNNNNNNNNNNNNNNNNNNNNNNNNNNNNNNNNNNNNNNNNNNNNNNNNNNNNNNNNNNNNNNNNNNNNNNNNNNNNNNNNNNNNNNNNNNNNNNNNNNNNNNNNNNNNNNNNNNNNNNNNNNNNNNNNNNNNNNNNNNNNNNNNNNNNNNNNNNNNNNNNNNNNNNNNNNNNNNNNNNNNNNNNNNNNNNNNNNNNNNNNNNNNNNNNNNNNNNNNNNNNNNNNNNNNNNNNNNNNNNNNNNNNNNNNNNNNNNNNNNNNNNNNNNNNNNNNNNNNNNNNNNNNNNNNNNNNNNNNcggagagggtggaactagctgcgtaccaattgaagggtgtcgctagaatctggtttgaccaatggaaaCAGAATAGGGCTGAGGATGCGCCAGCAGTAAGTTGGGTTGTGTTTGAGAGTGCTctcatggggcgtttctttcctcgtgagTTGCGAGAGGCAAAGATAAAagagtttctcacccttaatcCGGAGTCTATAAGTGTTCAGGAGTACAGTCagaagttcacacaactttcccgctatgctccggagatggttgctgacatgaggagtaggatgagttCATATGTTGCTGGGTTATCTCGTCAGTCAAGCAAGGAAGGCAAGGCAGCTATGCTGATAGGGGATATTGACCTAGCAAGATTCATgattcatttacaacaagttgGGGAGGATAagttgaaggatagagaagagtcTAAGGATAAAAGGGCTAAGATAGTAGGGGACGAGTTCAGGCAGCAAAAGAATGATGCTAATCAGTCATCCATCCTACAAAAACAGAAGAGACCTGTTCCGCCATCTGCTAGTGTGCCTGCACTTGAGAACAAAGATGGGCACAAAAGAAATTCCTATAATTTCAGGGCTAGACCTGCCTATCTTCAAGGAAGTATAGTACTAAGGGGTAGTAAGGCTCCttcatgtgctaggtgtggtagaactCACCCAGGGAAGTGTCGTCAGGGCCAGACAGGTTGctttaagtgtggacaagagggacACGTCATAAAGGAGTGCCCTAAGAGcaggcaaggtagtggaaatctgaGCAGTAaggcccaatcttcttcagttgtccCACCAGACAGGAtgacacctagaggagctacttctagtactgGTGGAGGGGCAAACCTCTTCTACGTAATCaacagtcgccaagagcaaaaGGATTTGCCAGatattgtcactggtatgattcaagtctttgactttGCTATTTATGCTTTACTAGACTTcagagcaagtttatcttttgaaatttcttaggttgctatgaactttgatgttatacCTGAGCAACCTAGTGAGCCAGTCAtggagtggagtagtagtttaGCAGTGCCGAAGGGTTGTTTcttttcgtaccttaaggcgagaaagttagtttcgaagggatgtatctatcacttagtctgagtttatgactctagtgttgagatacctcctttCCAGTTAGTTCATATAGTAAGAGATTTTTCCAGAAgttttcctgatgatctacttggaaattcctcctgagagagaaatagatttcggcatagatctcattccagatactcgtcccatctctattccaccatatagaatggcaccagcagagttgaaggAGTTGAACAAGCAGTTAAAGGATctgttaaaaaaaaagggttttATTTGACCAGGTGGACTCGGGGAACAACAAATtttcaatggtctaaagcttgtgagaaagACTTTCAAGAATGGAAAGAGAAGTTGAGTACCGCCTAGTTATGATATTTGGTTCTTGAGTACATCCTgagtatctgaatctaaaatgGATTTGAGATCAATAGTCGAGTTTAGGCGGATCGGGGTGTAATGTGATGAGctagagttggttgttgtagttTTGCTTcaaagatatggcgtcattgtTGTATGATGTTCATGTGGGTGTGTTCACTTAAAATGGGCTTAGTCTCAGACAAAGAGAATGGTTAAGGTACTCAAGGATGATGATATGAATTTTCTTTATCACCCTGGTAAGGTTAATGTCGTTACGAATTCTTTAAGCaaagttgtctatgggtagcaccgctcatattggagaagaaaagggagagttagcaaaaaaaatgtgtgcacagacttgcacgcttgggagtcagacttatagATTTCGTAGAATGAGGAATAGAAGTGACGAGCGGGGTCGAGttatcattagtgtcagaagtagaAGGTAAGAAAGACTCAGACCATGTTCATAAgcagtgatggcttttgaacaagggggagatatcAAGGCGGATTGTGGAATTGATTCCAAGGATAAGTGAGATGATTACCTATCTTACATGGAGTCGCTTACAACGATAGTTACCAGTCTAGCACCCATATGGCTCGTTATGAAGTTTTATGGGAGAATATGTAGATCTCTTGTTGAGATGGTTTGAAGTTAGtaaagcagggttgataggaccagagttagttcatcaagctatggagaaggcgaaagtgattcaagagaggttgaaaacggcacagagtcgccagaaatcctacactgatgttaggagaagggcgttagagtttgaagtaggtgattgggtaTATtcgaaggtttcacccatgaagggggttatgaggtttggtaagaaggggaaacttagtccccggtatatcgGACCTTATCGCATAGTCCAGAGGGTCGGCAGTGTGGCATacgagttagagctaccacaagagctAGCACGgtccatccggtatttcacatctctatgttgaaaaagtgcataggtgatccttcattgatcctaccgACTGAAAGTGTtaagatcaaggataacttatcttatgaggaggtgccggttcagattttagatcgctaagttcgtaggttgagaacgaagGATGTGGCATCAgttaaggtcctttggaggaaccaatttgttgaggaagccacttgggaagccaaagaggacatgaagaagaaatATCCTCATTTTTTTGAATCCGAAGGGAATGCAgattaaggtattaatttccttcttagtgctctttaatatataatgggcatgttgtcgttgttgttgttgttgtttgcatgattgcttgttgggtgtttgagtttgatgttacacccttagttTTGTAAAAGTAACCTCATtagaggacgaatgttcccaagggggagatattgtaacatccggcaatgtgaaataattgaagaggcttagaattggaaattttcattttttggaaaggatttaaaaatctggaaaatttttgGCCAAGTATGGAGaaggtgagtttttggccaactttgatcAGTCGTAACTTCTAGCTCATGATGAGTTAGAAGTgtttccagttatggttgcataGCCCtcggaacgatctttccaacgccgccgagtttgctcaattccgagttcgtataagCGAGTTATGACCTtcgaaagttgggcagttgacaaggaaatccgtccgggaatcattaagggcattttggtcttttccctagccttttattttggttatataaatgtgttaggctgatcattttgatcagttttaccattttaaaaagaagtgagagtgagggtttttgagagaagaagaagagaagaagaagagaagaagagaagaagaggagatcaagcaagGAGATCACCGTGGATTTTCATCGGGgagatccctatcaaggtatgtgagcttTTAGTGAtgggtgatcctttcccccacacacctaaccccttttattcattaagaaaGGATTGGCTTTGTTGTTAAAGTTGTGAGTTGTTGTGGTTGAAGTTGTTAAAGTTGTTAGTTGTGGTTGTTGTTTAAATTATTGTTGGTATTGTTGTTGATTGAAATGTGGAGATTCTTGATGATTTGGGACTTGTTTCCGGTTGGGGTTTTGACTTGAAATCTATTGAATGTTGAGGGATTtcatgtttctaagtgattggggctGGAACCCTTGAAGTTAGAAACTTTAGAGTTGGTAACGTGAAGGAGANTTTTCAtcggggtgatccctatcaaggtatgtgagcttTTAGTGTTGGGTGATCCTTTCCCACACACACCTAACCCcttttattcattaagaaaGGATTGGCTTTGTTGTTAAAGTTGTGAGTTGTTGTGGTTGAAgttgttaaagttgttaaaGTTGTTAGTTGTGGTTGTTGTTGAAATTATTGTTGGTATTGTTGTTGATTGAAATGTGGAGATTCTTGAAGATTTGGGACTTGTTTCCGGTTGgggtttttgagttgaaatctattgaatgttgagggatttcatgtttctaagtgattggggctGGAACCCTTGAAGTTAGAAAGTTTAGAGTTGGTAACGTGAAGGAGAAAGTCGGGCAGCTTGCGAGGAGCacgtccgcgtcgcggacttgttccctcTGTGAACAAAATCTTCTCCGCGTTGCGGACAGGACGCGGACTCCACTGTTTTCAGAATTTATgttcaaagattttcttaagTTTGGCTGTcctaaatcattcctaaacatcatgaggtcCTTCCAAACACCAATCAAGTCCTTGAACCCATCATCCAATTCAAGgtgagttaggatcaaagtcaagtgaagttagtttccgattcaagtgaagtcaagcttagaagttaagtgagtccaagcaagtctttaaagcttttcaagagtcttcattaaacgttttaacttcattctaaggctcaagttctaagttaagtatagagtttcaagtcaagcaaagagtatagagttttaagctaagtaaagagtaaagagcatatagtttcaagtcgagtaaagagtatcgagttttgagttaagtcaagagtcacgagttgagttcatttctcaaaagtaattAGGGAACTGAGTATTTTCCCAAGGAAGTTTAtaagtgttttcacatttaagtcGAGAgaaaaactgagatttccaaaagagttttgagaagtttgagcactatctcttttaaaaataaaagatgagtttttcaaaagagtttctaaaatatgattagaTATGACAAAtcaagtatgtcatcaatgtttaaac is part of the Solanum stenotomum isolate F172 chromosome 8, ASM1918654v1, whole genome shotgun sequence genome and encodes:
- the LOC125873946 gene encoding uncharacterized protein LOC125873946 — its product is MRSRMSSYVAGLSRQSSKEGKAAMLIGDIDLARFMIHLQQVGEDKLKDREESKDKRAKIVGDEFRQQKNDANQSSILQKQKRPVPPSASVPALENKDGHKRNSYNFRARPAYLQGSIVLRGSKAPSCARCGRTHPGKCRQGQTGCFKCGQEGHVIKECPKSRQGSGNLSSKAQSSSVVPPDRMTPRGATSSTGGGANLFYVINSRQEQKDLPDIVTDRNRLTQTSQLVGDRGES